The stretch of DNA GGTCGGAAGGATGCGAGAACATGAAACGTATCTTCGCCGCAATTACCGCAGCAACATGCCCGCTGGAACCGGATCCTGCGAACACTGAAAGAACGGCTAGAATTGTTCCGCCAATTGGAACCCAGACATTCCTGAAGCGCGGAAGAACAAGAAGGACAGCCATTACTGTTGATGGGCTTAGAATGGCTCCATCGTGCCGCATATGAGAAAGCAGAACTGCGGCTGCAACCTGTGCGGCAGCAAATGAGATCCGGAGAGAAAAAGGAACATCACCATTTCTATAATTCCTCCAGAAAAGGTAAACCAGAAGGAAAAATACAATGAAGGCGGATACTTTCCAGGCGGCAAGTGTAAGAAAAAGAACAAGTCCTGCCGCGATTGATGTAATCAGTGCTTTCCTGTCAGTTGTTCCGTCCCGATGATCGTCCGAAAGAGCTATTTCTGTAAGCCAGGCAAGTGTAACCAGAAGCGGAAGCGCAACCGTCTCTCTATAGAATGATTCCCCTCTTGCTCTTAAAAGCGCTGGAAAGATAAAGGCATAAAGGGATGAACCCGCCAGCGCGAATCGAATGCTGTAATCGGCAGAGCGCATCCATAGGAACAGCGCAGGAATTGTGAGGAGAGGAAAAAGAAAACAGAAAGCTTTTATGAAATCATCAAAATCCCCGCCAATTATCCTGTGAATACCTCCGGCAAGATACTCCTCAAAAATGGAATTCTCGGATGTATTCATGCCTTCAGGATGCATCACGAGAGAATCTAATTCCGGAATACTACCATTTTGTGAAATCATTTTCGCGTACCTGTAGGATTGCGTTGTTTCTGTCTGCATCCTGATGGAAGGCGGCATGACCTTCCGCGCGAAGTATGTTCTGAAAAGAAAGCCTGAAGCAACGGCTGCAAGTAAAGCTGAAATGACAAGCGTTTTCTTCATTCCATTGGACATTATTCAGAAGAATCTTTCATCTGACAGGGAGTTTGCCCTGTGCTTTCAGGACAGCAGGCCCGAATGCTGCTTCGCGATTATGGAGGACATCATCTTAAGAGTTTCCAGAGGACCCGAACCCCCAATGGCAACCGATTCTATACCTGGCCAATCGTATCGGTTCAAAAGATTCTCCATATGTTCAACAGATGAGATTGAAGGAAGATCACGCTTGTTGAACTGAAGTATTGTCGGAATTCCGGAAAGCTCCAGCCCGTACGATTCAAGGTTGTTGTCGAGGTCTTCGATACTGTCCAGATTAGCATCCATACGTTCGGTCTGGCTGTCTGCTACAAAAACAAGCCCATCGACCCCGTCCAGTATCACCCTCCTGCTTAGGGAGTAATATGCCTGTCCGGGAACCGAATAGAGGTGAAGCCTGACTCTGTCATTTCCTATTGACGCGTAATTCACTGGAAGAAAGTCAAAGAAGACCGTTCGCTCTCCTCTTGTGCAGAGTGTTACAAGCCTTCCCCGGTGTTCCGGCGCAATAA from Candidatus Aegiribacteria sp. encodes:
- a CDS encoding gliding-motility protein MglA, whose protein sequence is MHRSVNEVAYKIVYYGPGLSGKTTNLRRIRDIIAPEHRGRLVTLCTRGERTVFFDFLPVNYASIGNDRVRLHLYSVPGQAYYSLSRRVILDGVDGLVFVADSQTERMDANLDSIEDLDNNLESYGLELSGIPTILQFNKRDLPSISSVEHMENLLNRYDWPGIESVAIGGSGPLETLKMMSSIIAKQHSGLLS